AAGCTTCTACCTATTGCCATTACTTCACCTACGCTTTTCATTTCAGTACCGATTTTGCGCTCTGCTGAGCGTAGTTTATGGGTGTCCCATCTGGGGATTTTGACAACAATATAATCTAAGGCAGGTTCAAAAAAAGCTGTTGTTTTTTTTGTCACGCTATTACGAATTTGGGCAAGAGAAAAACCTAAACTAAGCTTTGCTGCAACAAAAGCAAGAGGGTATCCAGTAGCTTTTGAGGCTAAAGCAGATGAGCGAGAGAGTCTAGCATTCATTTCAATAACTCTATAACTGCCGTCTTTAGGATTTAAGGCATATTGTATATTACACTCGCCTACAATTTCAAAAGCTTCTGCTGCTTTTAATGCAATAGAACGCAGGAGGTGGTATTCTTGATTGTTGAGTGTTTGCGAAGGTGCAACGACAATGCTCTCTCCTGTGTGAATCCCCATCGGATCCAAATTTTCCATATTGCAAATCGTTAGTGCATTTCCATATTGATCACGTACAATTTCATATTCAAGTTCTTTAAATCCGAATAAATACTCTTCGATGAGAATCTGCGAACAAGCATTTAGGGCTTCCTGCGCTTTTGTATGTAGTTCTTTAGGGTTAGTAATTTTCCCCGACCCTAACCCCCCTAAAGAAAAACCTAAGCGTAGCATAACGGGATAGCCTAGTTCTTCTGCCGCTTTTAATGCTTGAGCAATAGATTTGACTGCTCTACTTTTAGGAGTGCAAATACCGATGCTTTCAAGTTTTTTTTTAAAAAGATGCCGGTCTTCTGTTAACTGGATAGAAGAAATATTCGTGCCGAGTATTTCTACACCATATTTTTGAAAAATATTTTTACTAGCAAGTTGAAGGCCTAAATTAAGAGCTGTTTGTCCTCCAAAGCTTAACAAGATACCACTGGGTTTTGTTTTAGCAATAATCTGAGAGACAATTTCTACATCGAGTGGAAGCAAGTAGGTTTCATCCGCTGTGCAAGGATCTGTTTGTACTGTTGCCACATTAGGGTTGATCAAAATCGTATGAATTTTTTCTTCCTTTAGCGCTTTAATAGCTTGGGTTCCCGAGTAATCAAACTCGCCGGCTTGACCAATCTTTAAACCTCCAGAGCCTAGAATCAATACAGACTTTCCTTGGAAACGTTTATCATCTTTCATTTTCTATAACATGTTGTAAAAAGTTTCGAATAATCCCATCATATCAGTGGGGCCAGGAGATGCTTCAGGATGAAATTGCACGGCAAAAAAAGGAAGTTCTCGATGTCGAATTCCTTCGACGGAGCCATCATTTACATTGCGAAATGAGACCTTCCAATTTTTAGGTAAACTATTTTCTTCTATGGCAAAACCGTGGTTTTGCGATGTGAGAAAAAAGCGCCCTGATTCTATACATTCACAAGGTTGATTTTGACCTCGGTGTCCAAAAGGTAGTTTATAAGTTTTTGCTTGAGCTGCCAATGCCATGAGTTGAGCTCCCAAACAAATGCCAAAAATCGGTTTTTTCTTATTCAAGGCTTTTTTTAAAATGTCTACTGTTTGTCTGCAGTCAAGAGGATCTCCTGGTCCATTAGATAAAAGAATCCCATCGTACTCTTGGTCTAAATAATTGTAGTCAAAAGGAACTCGTTTGATTTGAACAGGGAAATTAAGCAAGCAACGCAAAATGCTTTGCTTCATGCCACAATCAACTAAAATGATGGTTTTCTTTCCTTCCCCATACTTCCTTAAAATAGGACAACTTACCTCTTTAACAAGAGAAGCAGTATGAGGATTGGAAAAACTTACCGCTCCTTCTTGTGTAATGGCCCCAAGCATGCTGCCTTCTGTTCGAATGTTCTTTGTTAAAGCACGGGTATCTACTCCAGAGAGAAAAGGAACTTTTTGCCTATATAGCCATTGAGCTAGGGAACTTTTTGCTTGATAATGGCTGTAAAAAGGACAGATTTGATTAATAATAACGCCTCTGGCATGGATTTTCAAAGACTCCCAAAGCCTAGAATCGGGAACACCATAATTGCCAATCAAAGGAAAAGTAAAGATTAAGATTTGTCCTGCATAAGAAGGATCTGTTAGGGATTCAACATATCCTGTCATTCCTGTTGTAAAGACAACTTCGCCAAAAACCGTTTCTTTAAACCACTTTGGTGCATGCCCTTGATAGGTCATGCCATTTTGTAAAACAAGTTGCGCTGGAACTAGTTTCAAAAAATTCATATTGCATTCAAACCTAACAAAAGGAAAAAGAGAAGTAAATATATTTTTTGATTTATTTTACCCAAGAGCAGTTGTTTTGAAAAATACTTGCAACATCCTGTCATCATTTGCAATAGATTAAAATTCTTAATTCTCATTATAGTTTACTTTACTACTTAAGGGAGCGACACAATGACAATAACCTGCAATCCCAATCTTCAGCTGATTTATGTATCCGACATTGAACGTTCAACGTCTTTCTACAAGACATTGTTCAATTCTGATCCAGTATTTTCAAGCCCTCGCTATGTAGCATTTTTTGCTGGTGGGGAAGCGCGATTTGCCATTTGGACAGGTGGAACAAAACCTGATTTTTCTGCACCACGTTTTTCTGAGATTGGTATTATGGTGCCTTCCAACGAA
This sequence is a window from Candidatus Rhabdochlamydia sp. T3358. Protein-coding genes within it:
- the carA gene encoding glutamine-hydrolyzing carbamoyl-phosphate synthase small subunit, which translates into the protein MNFLKLVPAQLVLQNGMTYQGHAPKWFKETVFGEVVFTTGMTGYVESLTDPSYAGQILIFTFPLIGNYGVPDSRLWESLKIHARGVIINQICPFYSHYQAKSSLAQWLYRQKVPFLSGVDTRALTKNIRTEGSMLGAITQEGAVSFSNPHTASLVKEVSCPILRKYGEGKKTIILVDCGMKQSILRCLLNFPVQIKRVPFDYNYLDQEYDGILLSNGPGDPLDCRQTVDILKKALNKKKPIFGICLGAQLMALAAQAKTYKLPFGHRGQNQPCECIESGRFFLTSQNHGFAIEENSLPKNWKVSFRNVNDGSVEGIRHRELPFFAVQFHPEASPGPTDMMGLFETFYNML
- a CDS encoding VOC family protein — its product is MTITCNPNLQLIYVSDIERSTSFYKTLFNSDPVFSSPRYVAFFAGGEARFAIWTGGTKPDFSAPRFSEIGIMVPSNEEVDALFQEWRKNSDIKFLREPYTEVFGRTFLVQDPDGHIIRVSPLD